A region from the Halichondria panicea chromosome 11, odHalPani1.1, whole genome shotgun sequence genome encodes:
- the LOC135343796 gene encoding sterol carrier protein 2-like produces the protein MLRLPSQWLSRSLQAARPISTQPTRRAPAAPLGPGKERVFVVGVGMTKFSKPLGSDGPTYTDMAKEAVSNALSDARLPYEAIEAANVGYVFGSSTRGQRSLYEMGLSGIPISNCNNNCSTGSTALFQSRGLVAGGLARCTLALGVEKMQKGALEVGAEENPNPLDKHVLGMAKCVGGPPDAPIAPWLFAHAGREHSKRYGTTKTQYARVAEKNHRHSVNNPNAQFQDEYTLDQILGSKEICHPLTKLQCSPTSDGAAAVVLANEEFVKVNGLQDKAVEIRGISMTTDVSTVFDDPIQLIGYDMAVKAADEAYQQAGLTVADVNVVELHDCFSTNELIMYEALGLCNKGEGGSLVDSGNNTYGGRYVVNPSGGLISKGHPLGATGLAQCTELTWQLRGEADKRQVSGASVGLQHNLGLGGAAVVTLYTKYQ, from the exons ATGCTCCGACTGCCTAGCCAGTGGCTCTCTCGTTCTTTACAGGCAGCTCGCCCTATCTCCACACAACCCACTAGGAGGGCGCCAGCCGCTCCCCTGGGCCCGGGTAAAGAGAGGGTCTTTGTAGTAGGTGTCGGTATGACCAAGTTCTCCAAA CCCCTAGGTTCTGATGGCCCCACCTACACGGACATGGCCAAAGAGGCAGTATCAAATGCACTCAGTGATGCTAGACTACCGTATGAAGCAATTGAGGCAGCT AATGTAGGCTATGTGTTTGGGAGCTCCAccagaggtcagaggtcgcTATACGAGATGGGCCTCTCTGGTATCCCTATCAGTAACTGCAACAACAACTGTTCTACTGGAAGTACGGCTCTGTTCCAGTCGAGAGGGCTGGTGGCAGGGGGGCTTGCTAGGTGTACCCTCGCTTTGGGGGTAGAGAAAATGCAG AAAGGTGCTCTAGAAGTAGGAGCTGAAGAAAATCCCAATCCACTGGACAAGCATGTTCTGGGGATGGCTAAATGTGTGGGCGGTCCACCTGACGCTCCCATAGCCCCCTGGCTGTTTGCTCACGCTGGGAGGGAGCACTCGAAAAG ATACGGGACCACCAAGACACAGTATGCCAGAGTGGCTGAGAAGAACCATCGTCACTCTGTGAATAACCCAAATGCCCAGTTCCAGGACGAGTACACTCTGGACCAGATACTCGGCTCCAAGGAGATCTGTCATCCCCTCACA AAATTGCAGTGCAGTCCGACTTCCGATGGGGCAGCTGCTGTGGTGCTTGCTAACGAAGAGTTTGTGAAAGTCAACGGTCTGCAAGACAAAG ctgttgaAATTCGGGGGATTTCAATGACTACTGATGTCTCTACCGTCTTTGATGACCCCATTC AGCTGATTGGCTACGACATGGCTGTGAAGGCAGCTGACGAGGCATACCAACAAGCTGGACTGACGGTTGCGGACGTAAACGTGGTGGAACTGCACGATTGCTTTTCGACCAACGAGCTCATCATGTACGAGGCACTG ggCTTGTGTAATAAGGGAGAGGGTGGGAGTCTAGTGGACAGTGGGAACAACACGTATGGGGGGCGTTATGTGGTGAATCCCAGCGGGGGGTTGATCTCCAAGGGCCATCCACTGGGGGCCACCGGTCTGGCTCAGTGTACAGAGCTTACTTGGCAG
- the LOC135343799 gene encoding uncharacterized protein K02A2.6-like produces the protein MAADASAYGIGAVISHLLPDGSEKPISFASRTLTPSEKNYSQLEKEALSLIFGVKKFHQYLYGRKFTLITDHKPLTAIFGAKKGIPTLAAARLQRWALLLSAYNYEIQYKPTESHSNADGLSRLPLPVMQDSDVGGEGVRIFNISQILSLPVTSKDVQQATKLDPILSKVLRYTRDGWPTQVPDELKHYYSKKDEISIEADCLLWGIRVIVPKSLQAQVLKTLHEGHSGIQRMKALARSYMWWKGIDQDIESQSKSCKPCQEHKPNPPSAPLHIWQWPTAPLKRIHIDFAGPFQRKMFLIIVDAHSKWHNVKHYR, from the coding sequence ATGGCAGCAGATGCTTCAGCCTACGGTATAGGAGCAGTCATCTCACACCTTCTCCCAGATGGAAGTGAGAAGCCAATTTCATTTGCTTCACGCACTCTCACACCAAGTGAAAAGAATTACTCTCAACTTGAAAAAGAAGCTCTTTCACTTATATTCGGTGTCAAGAAATTTCACCAATATCTCTATGGCAGGAAATTCACCCTGATAACTGACCACAAGCCACTCACTGCGATTTTCGGAGCCAAGAAAGGAATTCCCACATTGGCCGCTGCACGACTACAGAGATGGGCACTCTTGCTCTCGGCATACAACTACGAGATACAGTATAAACCAACAGAATCTCACAGCAATGCGGACGGTCTCTCCAGGCTACCCTTACCAGTGATGCAGGATTCTGATGTGGGAGGAGAAGGAGTGCGTATTTTCAACATTTCTCAAATTCTGTCTTTGCCAGTAACCTCCAAGGATGTTCAACAAGCCACAAAGTTGGACCCAATTCTCAGCAAAGTGCTAAGATACACAAGAGATGGATGGCCAACTCAAGTCCCAGACGAGCTCAAACACTACTACTCTAAAAAAGATGAAATATCTATTGAGGCTGACTGCCTACTATGGGGAATCAGAGTAATCGTTCCAAAATCTCTCCAAGCACAAGTGCTCAAAACTCTGCATGAAGGCCATTCAGGAATTCAGAGAATGAAGGCCCTCGCCAGAAGTTATATGTGGTGGAAAGGAATAGATCAAGACATTGAAAGTCAATCTAAGTCCTGTAAACCGTGTCAGGAACACAAACCAAATCCCCCCTCAGCACCTTTGCACATATGGCAATGGCCTACGGCACCACTAAAACGAATCCACATTGACTTTGCTGGACCCTTTCAAAGAAAGATGTTCTTAATAATCGTGGACGCACACTCAAAGTGGCATAATGTCAAGCACTACCGCTGA
- the LOC135343793 gene encoding uncharacterized protein K02A2.6-like — protein sequence MATAQFGTLNEFNASAESITAYLERVELYFSANSVAQDKKVATFLSVVGPTVYSTLRDLFAPTSPKDKTLRQIFDRLKLHFEPKRTVIVERYHFHKRDQAAGESIADYEAALRNLATHCAFAAYLDEALRDRFVCGIRDDSIRRRLLSERDLTLTQAIEQALAMEAAAKNALFVNSHEHGIKKLHFRPKQRMAQLPTTCSRCGKSNHTARDCKFKDATCHACGKRGHIAPACRSKQAKNSKPKPTGLNQPARSQHTNTVQTNETTKTDSESEEFYNLKLTTPAATSPIEVSVEIEGKTLSMEVDTGAAVSIISEVTRKAILPKLKPKKSTLILKTYTDEPLKIVGQLNVNVTYEKQSAQLPLIVVTGNGPNLFGRNWLKYIRLNWQRIATVRNPSLGLKELLDRHDTLFKDELGTIQPQQATLHVQAEATPKFFKPRPMPFALKDAVGQELDRLEKHGVIKKVDSSDWATPIVTVPKPEGKIRLCGDYKVTINQVLTVDQYPLPKPEDLFATLANGHKFTKLDLRQAYLQLQLDESSRKYVTINTHQGLYQYTRLPFGIASAPAIFQRLMDTILQGVPNVVCYIDDILVTGNSEDDHLNNLNEVLSRLEKHGFRLKKDKCKFMTNSVEYLGHQIDREGIRALSHKVDAIVNAPQPTNTQELRSFLGLINYYGKFICNLASLLHPLNQLQQANRRWEWTETCSRAFQDAKDQLVSADVLTHYNPELPL from the coding sequence ATGGCAACGGCTCAATTCGGAACTCTCAATGAATTTAACGCATCTGCAGAATCGATTACTGCATACCTCGAGCGAGTGGAACTTTATTTCTCCGCAAACTCTGTGGCACAAGACAAGAAAGTAGCCACTTTTCTGAGCGTTGTAGGACCCACTGTCTACTCTACTCTCCGAGATCTATTCGCACCAACGTCACCCAAAGACAAAACACTGAGGCAAATTTTTGATCGGCTGAAGTTACATTTTGAACCAAAAAGGACTGTTATTGTCGAAAGATATCACTTTCACAAACGCGACCAAGCCGCAGGGGAATCTATCGCAGACTATGAAGCTGCTCTCCGAAATCTTGCCACACACTGTGCATTTGCTGCTTACCTCGATGAAGCTCTCCGAGATCGTTTTGTCTGTGGCATACGAGATGATTCAATTCGTCGACGACTGCTCTCAGAGAGAGACCTCACTCTAACTCAAGCTATTGAACAAGCTTTGGCAATGGAAGCTGCAGCAAAGAATGCTCTTTTTGTCAATAGTCATGAGCATGGCATCAAGAAGCTACACTTTCGACCAAAACAGCGGATGGCTCAACTACCAACCACCTGTTCCAGATGTGGAAAATCCAACCACACGGCCAGGGATTGTAAATTCAAGGACGCTACTTGCCATGCGTGTGGGAAGCGAGGACATATTGCTCCAGCTTGCAGATCCAAACAAGCCAAGAACTCCAAACCCAAGCCAACTGGATTGAACCAGCCAGCCAGAAGCCAGCACACGAATACTGTTCAAACTAACGAGACAACAAAAACCGACTCAGAATCGGAAGAATTTTACAACTTGAAGCTCACGACACCAGCTGCTACTTCACCTATTGAAGTTTCAGTGGAGATTGAAGGGAAAACATTGTCAATGGAAGTTGATACAGGAGCTGCCGTCTCTATAATTTCAGAGGTTACTCGAAAAGCTATTCTTCCAAAGCTAAAACCCAAGAAAAGTACTCTCATTCTCAAGACCTACACTGATGAACCACTCAAGATTGTTGGACAGCTCAATGTAAACGTGACCTACGAAAAACAGAGTGCACAACTACCACTGATTGTAGTTACCGGAAATGGCCCTAATCTCTTTGGAAGAAACTGGTTGAAATACATTCGACTTAACTGGCAGCGCATTGCCACTGTCAGAAATCCTTCACTCGGTCTCAAGGAACTACTGGATCGACATGACACTTTATTCAAAGATGAACTGGGAACCATCCAACCACAGCAAGCTACTCTCCATGTGCAAGCAGAGGCGACACCAAAATTCTTTAAGCCCCGACCAATGCCGTTTGCTCTCAAGGATGCTGTTGGACAGGAATTAGATCGACTTGAGAAGCACGGAGTCATTAAAAAAGTTGACTCTAGTGATTGGGCTACACCTATTGTGACAGTACCAAAACCTGAAGGAAAGATTCGGTTATGTGGAGATTATAAAGTCACCATAAATCAAGTTCTCACTGTGGATCAATATCCACTACCCAAACCTGAAGATTTGTTCGCCACTCTAGCAAATGGACACAAGTTCACTAAGCTGGATCTTCGTCAAGCCTACCTACAACTCCAACTTGATGAGTCCTCCAGAAAATATGTCACAATCAATACGCATCAAGGCCTGTATCAGTACACACGTCTACCTTTTGGCATTGCTTCTGCTCCAGCCATATTCCAACGGCTTATGGACACTATTCTGCAAGGGGTACCTAATGTTGTTTGCTACATTGATGACATTCTGGTGACGGGCAATAGCGAGGACGACCACCTGAACAACCTCAATGAAGTGCTATCCAGACTCGAAAAACATGGTTTTCGGTTGAAGAAGGACAAGTGCAAGTTTATGACAAATTCTGTGGAGTATCTAGGTCATCAGATTGACAGGGAAGGCATTCGAGCACTCTCACACAAGGTCGACGCAATAGTCAATGCTCCTCAACCAACAAATACCCAGGAATTACGTTCATTTCTAGGACTAATCAACTACTATGGGAAATTCATATGCAACCTGGCAAGTCTGCTCCATCCACTAAATCAGCTACAGCAAGCTAACAGGAGGTGGGAATGGACTGAGACCTGTTCGCGAGCATTTCAAGACGCCAAGGATCAATTGGTTTCAGCGGATGTCCTCACCCATTACAATCCTGAGCTACCCCTTTGA